A genomic segment from Stegostoma tigrinum isolate sSteTig4 chromosome 1, sSteTig4.hap1, whole genome shotgun sequence encodes:
- the LOC132210209 gene encoding uncharacterized protein LOC132210209 codes for MDVQSLYTCISIADGLKALHFFLSRRPNQSPSTDTLIHLAKLILALNNFAFNSSHFQQTKGVAMDSCMDRSYACLFVGYVEQSLFHICTGPKPHLFLRYIDDCIGITSCSHKALEQFIHFTNTFHTNLRFIWTISDTSLSFLDLSVSISGNHLETDIHFKSITSHSYLEYTSSHPASCKNAIPYSQFLCLTASAPRMRHSTPEHLKNPHFSRTTASPLQWSRVPLTVSPACPATCPSHSLPAITTKRESPSSSRITPPASRSNALSSNTSTICNPTPPPNTLFPPHLCLVSRRTTLSGTPLSTSHFPPAPPTQHFSLQLQELLHLPLLLPPHPHPRPQEDFHIKQMFTCTSANVVYCICSTRCGFLYIRETKQRLGGRFAENLHSVCTKQLHLPVTNHFNSPSHLCPSWASCSATMMPPKVCKNSTSYSAWQHCSPMVSMWTSQA; via the coding sequence atggatgtccagtccctatacacctgcatttccattgcagatggcctaaaggccctccacttcttcctgtcccgcaggcccaaccagtccccctctactgacaccctcatccacttagccaaactcatcctcgccctcaacaacttcgctttcaattcctcccacttccaacaaacaaagggagtggccatggatTCCTGCATGGAccgaagctatgcctgcctctttgtaggttacgtggaacaatccctcttccatatctgcactggccctaaaccccacctcttcctccgttacattgatgactgtatcggcatcacctcgtgctcccacaaggcgctcgaacagttcatccacttcaccaacaccttccacaccaaccttaggttcatctggaccatctctgacacctctctctccttcctggacctctctgtttccatctctggcaaccacctagaaaccgatatccatttcaagtccatcacctcccacagctacctagaatacacctcctcccacccagcttcctgcaaaaatgccatcccctattcccaattcctttgcctcaccgcatctgctcccaggatgaggcattccactcctgaacatctcaaaaatcctcatttttcaagaaccacagcttcccccctgcagtggtcaagagtacccttgaccgtgtctcccgcatgtCCCGCAACTTgtccctcacattccctccccgcaataacaaccaaaagagaatccccctcatcctcacgtatcaccccaccagcctccagatccaacgcattatcctccaacacttccaccatctgcaatccgaccccaccaccaaatacacttttccctccccacctttgtctggtTTCCAGAAGGActactctctccgggactcccttgtccacttcacacttcccaccagccccaccaacccagcacttttccctgcaactgcaggaattgctacacctgcccctactcctccctcctcacccccatcccaggccccaagaagactttcacatcaagcagatgttcacctgcacatctgccaatgtggtatactgcatctgctctacccgttgtggcttcctctacattagggaaaccaagcagaggcttgggggccgctttgcagaaaacctacaTTCCgtctgcactaaacaactgcacctcccagtcacgaaccatttcaactccccctcccatttatgtccatcctgggcctcctgcagtgccacaatgatgccacccaaagtttgcaagaacagcacctcatattccgcttggcaacactgcagcccaatggtatcaatgtggacttcacaagcttga